The Zobellia alginiliquefaciens genome contains a region encoding:
- a CDS encoding SRPBCC family protein, which produces MYTLLYVIVSVVVLILILSLIAPKTYNVFRTVEVARPRNEVFQYLKSLKKMDEWSPWAKKDPNMNKKFTGTDGEVGSTSYWNGNKEVGEGEQEIKRIIEGERIESELRFLKPFKSTSDCYLQVDDAEDGGTKVTWGFSGKHKFPMNIMMLFMSMDKAVGKDFEAGLASLKENLER; this is translated from the coding sequence ATGTATACATTACTTTATGTTATTGTAAGTGTTGTAGTGTTAATTTTAATATTATCACTGATAGCGCCAAAAACCTACAATGTTTTTAGAACAGTAGAAGTTGCCAGACCAAGAAACGAGGTTTTTCAATATTTAAAATCTTTAAAAAAGATGGATGAGTGGTCACCTTGGGCAAAAAAAGATCCGAACATGAATAAAAAGTTCACAGGAACCGATGGAGAGGTGGGGAGCACTAGTTATTGGAACGGTAATAAAGAGGTTGGGGAAGGAGAGCAGGAAATTAAAAGGATTATTGAAGGGGAACGAATAGAATCTGAATTACGGTTTTTAAAACCTTTTAAATCTACTTCTGATTGTTATCTGCAAGTGGATGATGCTGAAGATGGCGGTACCAAGGTAACCTGGGGTTTTTCTGGAAAACATAAATTTCCAATGAATATTATGATGCTTTTTATGAGTATGGACAAGGCAGTTGGGAAAGACTTTGAAGCCGGTTTGGCGAGCTTAAAAGAGAACTTGGAGCGTTAG
- a CDS encoding TrmH family RNA methyltransferase translates to MIDEQLLEYLEDFISKERKQRFLEILEERTKLVTVAIEDLYQMHNTSAVIRSCDVFGIQDAHVIESRYGKKLDDQIAMGAQKWVDVHRHQSTTDCIRKLKGKGYKIIATTPHNDSTFLEDFKIEGKTALLFGTERTGLSQEAMDLSDGFLKIPMLGFTESLNISVSAAIILQHLSDKIRKTDLEWRLTDEEKLEKRLDWTKKSVRSIDDVLMRYEEQIKK, encoded by the coding sequence ATGATAGATGAACAACTTCTTGAATATCTTGAAGATTTTATTTCCAAAGAAAGAAAACAACGTTTTTTAGAAATACTTGAAGAGCGAACAAAGTTGGTGACGGTGGCGATTGAAGATTTGTACCAAATGCATAATACAAGCGCTGTTATCCGCAGTTGCGATGTGTTCGGTATTCAAGATGCGCATGTAATTGAATCTCGTTATGGTAAAAAGTTAGATGACCAAATTGCCATGGGTGCCCAAAAATGGGTAGATGTGCATAGACATCAAAGTACCACGGATTGTATTCGCAAGTTAAAGGGAAAAGGTTATAAAATTATTGCAACTACACCACATAACGATTCTACTTTTTTGGAGGATTTTAAAATTGAAGGAAAGACTGCTTTGCTGTTCGGAACAGAACGCACGGGACTAAGTCAAGAAGCTATGGACTTGAGTGATGGATTTCTAAAAATCCCTATGCTGGGTTTTACGGAAAGTCTGAATATTTCAGTTTCTGCGGCCATCATACTGCAACACCTTTCGGATAAAATTAGAAAGACCGATTTAGAGTGGAGGTTGACCGATGAAGAAAAACTGGAAAAAAGATTGGACTGGACCAAAAAGTCGGTTAGGAGCATAGATGATGTGTTGATGCGTTATGAAGAGCAAATAAAAAAGTAG